Below is a genomic region from Flavobacterium ginsengisoli.
TTCGGCAAATAAAAATACAGCAAAACAAGCCGAAAAAAACACTCAAAAATGGTGGAATAACTTCTGGAATCGCAGTTTTATTTTCACTCAAAAAAATCAGTCAACTGCCAAAGATTCGGTGTATCAAATTGGGCAGAATTATCAATTGTTCCGATACATGCTTGGATGCAATGCGTACGGAAAATATCCAACCAAATTCAACGGCGGGCTTTTTACGGTTGATCCTGTTTACACAAATAAAGACCTCAATTTTACGCCCGATTTCAGAAATTGGGGAGGAGGAACGATGACGGCTCAAAATCAGCGATTGGTTTATTTTCCGATGGTAAAAAGTGGTGATTTTGATATGATGAAATCGCAATTGGATTATTACGTAAGTCTTCAAAAAAATGCTGAATTAAGAAGCAAAGTTTACTGGAAACATAATGGTGCATCATTCACAGAACAATTAGAAAATTTCGGCTTGCCAAATCCAGCTGAATACGAATGGAAACGTCCCGCAGATTACGATCCAGGAATGGAATATAATGCGTGGCTCGAATACGAATGGGATACGGTTTTCGAGTTCTGCCAAATGATGTTACAGCAGAAAGAATATGCGGGAGAAGACATTCAAAAATACAATCAATTTATTATAAGCTGTCTTCGATTTTTTGATGATCATTATCAATATTTAGCAAAACAAAGAGGAAGAAAAACTTTGGATGGAAATGGAAAATTAATTCTTTTTCGGGTTCAGGAGCAGAAACGTATAAAATGGCGAATAATGCCAATAGTACGATTTCGGCTTTACAGGTAATTACAGAAAAACTTTTAAACCTTTCCGGAAATCAATTGTCAAAAGAAGACTCAGAATATTTAAAAGCATTTCAAACTAGAATTCCGCCTTTAAATTTCGGGCAGATTGAAAATCATAAAGTTTTACTTCCCGCTAAAACTTGGGAAAGAGTTAATAATTCAGAAGTTCCGCAATTGTATCCTGTTTATCCGTGGGGAATTTATGGTGTTGGAAAACCTGATTTGGAAACGGCTTTAAATACATGGAAATACGATCCAGATGCTTTAAAATTTAGAAGTCATGTAGGTTGGAAACAAGATAATATTTTCTCGGCTCGTTTGGGCTTAACCGAAGAAGCGATGAAATACAATACACTTAAAATGGCCAATTCAGAAAGACGTTTTCCAGCTTTTTGGGGACCAGGATTTGACTGGGTTCCAGATCATAATTGGGGCGGATCGGGAATGATTGGCATGCAGGAAATGCTTTTGCAGGAAGCAGACGGAAAGATCTATCTTTTCCCAGCGTGGCCAAAAGATTGGAACGTTCATTTTAAATTACACGCCAAACAAAATACAACAATTGAAGCCGAACTCGTGAATGGAGAATTGAAGGTTTTAAAAGTAATTCCAGAAGAAAGAAAAAAAGATATTATAAATCTGCTTGGAAAATCTGAAGTAGAGAAAACAAAATTAAACTAACTATTGCTAATTAAAATGATAAAGAAATTAATAAGTGCTTGCAGTTTTGTCCATGCTTTTAACCACAAACGGACAAGCACAATCAGTCGCAAATACTGATAAACAAATTGTAAAAGTTGACTTTGATTTTTTTCAAAGAAGACTAGAAGAAGTTCATGATCCTAGTTATGATTCTTGGGTGATTAATGAAGGAAAAGAGGCCGAAAAATCATTTAATAATGTATCTTTTAAGTTAAAAGGAAACTTTACTTCAAAATGGTACAAAGTTGGAATGAGCGCTCCGTTTTACAACAAATTAGGAAGTGACGGTTTGGTTACGTCCGAAAATTTGGAATTGAAAATCAGTGGACTGAAAGCTGGAAGACATACACTTTTGACATTTCATAACGCTTTTGATGTCATTACAGGAAAAACTTTTTCTCCGATAAAAATCTACGTAAACGGAAAACTTCAGGAAACCGTAAATGCAAGTCAGAGAGCCAATGCTAAAATTGATGCTTCTATGGCGTATATTACTTTTAATGCTGAAAAAGGAAAAGATGTAATTGTTCGGCTTGAAATTGATCCTACTTCAAACCCGGATATTATAAAACAGATTGTAATCAACGGTTTTGAAATTGATACGCCAAATTTAATGAATCAGGCCAGAACTCCAGAACCAAAAAACAGAGACGAACATGTTGAAGTGGGTAAAACTTTAACTCTAAAATGGGATGCTGTAAAAAACGTAGCATCGCATAAAATATATTTCGGTGAAGATAAAAATGCGGTAGAAAACGCAACTGAATCTTCAAAAGAATTTAAAGGAAAATTAACAGAGAAATCTTTTACAGTTTCTGATTTATATTCGGGAACAACTTATTATTGGAGAGTCGATGAAGTGGATAATAATGGCGAAGTTACATTAGGAAATGTTTGGTCATTTAAACCTGCACAATTGGCGTTTCCAGGTGCTGAAGGTTATGGACGTTATGCTGTTGGTGGACGTGGAGGAAAAGTGATTGAAGTAACCAATTTAAATGACGATGGTCCGGGAAGTTTACGCGATGCCATTAATCAGGAAATTGGTCCAAGAACGATCGTTTTTAATGTTTCGGGAAATATAAAACTGGCTTCGAGATTAGTAGCAAATCAGCCTTATATCACTATTGCGGGACAAACGGCTCCAGGTGAGGGAATCACAATCAGCAGAGCGCCAATTGGATTGACAGGAAATGATGGTGTAATTCGATTTTTGAAAGTGAGAATTGGAGGCGGAACTACTTTTGACGGAATGGGATTAACGGGCGCAGATTATAGTATTATAGATCACTGTTCAATTAGCTGGACAATAGATGAATCGTTTAGTTCGCGTGGTGCGCATCATATTACTTTACAGCGAACTTTAATTTCTGAAGCTTTAAACATTGCGGGACATGATAAATATCCTGCTGGAAAAATGCATGGTTTTGCGGCAACAATTGGTGGAGATATTGGTAGTTTTCATCACAATTTATTGGCACATAATCAAGGTCGTAACTGGAGTATAGGCGGTGGCTTAAACGGTGACGGCTATTACACAGGAAGATTGGATATCACAAACAATGTGGTTTACAACTGGGGAGGAAGAACAACTGACGGAGGAGCAAACGAAGTAAATTTTGTAAACAATTTTTACAAACCGGGTGCTTCAACTACCATATTTGTGGCATTAAATGCACAGCATGAGGGCGTTGGAAAAGGAATGCAACGTTATTATTTTAACGGAAATATTATGCCAGGTTATTTTGATGAGAAATCTCAGGATAAAGGCAGAAAATCTACTATAAGTCATAATGAGAAAGTAGATTATGAAACTTTTGTAGACAAACCATTTTTTCCTTCTTATGTAGAAACGCAATCAGCGAAAGCGACTTACAAAAATGTGCTTTCAGATGTTGGTGCTAATCAGCCGTTTTTTGACAAACACGATAATAGAATTGTTGATGAAACTTTAAAAGGAACTTTCACTTATAAAGGCAGTAAAAGCGGTTTAGGCGGAATGATCGATAATGAACAAGATGCAGGCGGATGGCCAAATTTTGCATCAGAAACTCGTCCGACAGATTGGGATACAGATCATGACGGTTTGCCAAACTGGTGGGAAAAAGCTTTTGGCTTAAACGAAAATTCGAAAGCTGGAGATTTCTCAGATGCAAATCAAGATAATGACAAAGACGGATTTACGCAATTGGATAATTATTTAGACTGGCTGGCTCAACCTCATTATTTTCTGAATTCGGGAGAGAAAAAGACTTTAAATGCCACAGATTATTTCCAAGGATACGAAAACAAACCAGTGTATACTTTCTCTGATCTTAAAAATGGAAAAGTGGTTTTAAAAGGAAAAGAAATTCAGTTTACAACTGTTGAAAAAGGATTTGCTTCTTTCGTCTTAACCGTAAAAGATGCAGACGGAGATTCAATGAGTAGAATCATTAATTTCTTTATTAAATAAAAAAAGGTTTCACGCAGATTTGGCTGATTTAGGCAGATCTGCGCAGATTTTCTTAAAGAATAAAAATCAACAAATATCTGCTAAAATCTGCAAAATCTGCGTGAAAAAAAATCAGATTAGGAGATTATAATAGATTAAAAGAAAAAAATAAATCAGCGCAATCTGCTAAATCTGCGAGGAAAATTTAAACTCTCGCAGATTTAGCAGATCCAGCAGATTAAATTTATATCAAAATGAAAAAGAACATCATCATATCCTCTTTATTTCTTTCAACCGTAATCTTTGCACAGAACAAAGGTTTGGTTGCCAATTCAGAAAGTCCTTATTCGAAATTACAGAGTGTTGGTTTGCAAGACGTAAAATGGACAAACGGTTTTTGGAAAGAACAGTTTGATGTAGAAACCAAAAACACTTTGCCGTATATGTGGGATTTGTATCATAATGATGAGATTTCGCATGCTTACAAAAACTTCGAAATTGCGGCAGGTTTAAGCAAAGGAACTTTCAAAGGGCCTTCGTTTCATGATGGTGATTTCTACAAGATTTTTGAGGGAATGGCAGCAACCTATGCGGTTACAAAAGATAAAAAGCTAGATGCCGAAATGGATAAGGCTATTGCGCTTTTCGCGAAAGTGCAACGTAAAGATGGTTATATTCATACGCCAGTTTTAATTGATGAACGTTGGGGAACTTTAGGACCAGAAGAAGTAAAAAAACAATTGGGTTTTGAGAAATACAATATGGGACATTTAATGACTGCAGCTTGTATTCATTATCGCGCGACAGGAAAAACAAATTTCCTGAATATCGCTAAAGGTGTTGCTGATTTCTTGTATGATTTCTATAAAAAAGCTTCACCAGAATTGGCTCGAAATGCCATTTGTCCGTCTCATTATATGGGAATTGTAGAAATGTACAGAACGACTAAAAATCCGAAATATCTGGAATTAGCCAATAATCTAATTGACATTCGCGGAACTACAAATGACGGAACCGATGACAATCAGGATAGAGTTCCGTTTAGACAGCAGACAACTGCAATGGGGCACGCTGTAAGAGCGAATTACCTTTACGCTGGAGTTGCCGATTTGTATGCCGAAACGGGAGAAAAAAAATTACTAGATAATTTAGAATCGATTTGGGACGATGTAACGTATCGTAAAATGTACATTACAGGAGGTTGTGGTTCTTTATATGATGGTGTTTCTCCAGACGGAACATCGTATGATCCAACAGTAGTTCAGAAAATTCATCAGGCTTACGGAAGACCTTTTCAATTGCCAAATGCAACAGCTCATACCGAAACCTGTGCAAATATTGGAAATGTTTTGTGGAACTGGAGAATGCTTCAAATTACGGGAGATGCCAAATATGCTGACATCGTTGAATTAGCATTGTACAACAGTGTGCTTTCGGGAATGGATTTAGAAGGAGAAAAATTTCTTTACAATAATCCGCTGAATGTTTCAAATGATTTGCCATTTCACCAAAGATGGGGAAATGAGCGTGAAGGTTATATCGCCTTATCCAACTGTTGTGCACCAAACGTAACGAGAACAATTGCTGAAGTTGGAAATTATGCTTACAATATTTCGAAAGATGGTTTGTATGTAAATTTATACGGAAGTAATCAATTGAAAACAAAATCTTTAAACGGAGAAGAAATCGAAATCGAACAGCAAACCAATTATCCTTGGGACGGAAAAATAACGTTGAAAATTGTAAAAGCACCAAAAGATTTACAAAATTTCTTTTTAAGAATTCCAGGCTGGAGTCAGAATGCTGAAGTTTCGGTTAATAATTCGAAAATTACAGATAAGATCGCTTCTGGAACTTATTTGAAATTAAACCAAAAATGGAAAAAAGGAGATGTAATCGAATTGAATCTTCCAATGCCGGTTGAATTGATGGAAGCGAATCCGTTGGTTGAAGAAGTTAAAAATCAGGTTGCTGTAAAAAGAGGACCTTTAGTTTATTGTTTAGAATCAGATCAGCTTCCTTCGAAAGTAAGTGTTAATGATGTAGCTTTAAATTTAAAATCGAATTTCGCAACAAACAATTTCATCTTGAATAATAGAAATTTAGTAAGCATTGATGCAGAAGCCGTTATAAATTCAAATAATTCATGGAATAAAACGTTGTACAAGCCGCTTTCTTCTAAAAATGCAGATGCTGTACAGGTAAAATTGATTCCGTATTTTGCATGGGGAAATAAAGGAAAAGGTGAAATGACGGTTTGGATGTCGCACTAAATTTTGGACGCGGATGAAACGGATTTTTAAATTTGTCATAGAAGTATAAACGCACAGTTTTGTCATTTCGACGAAGGAGAAATCTTCACAAGTAGCTCGACAAAGATTGATGATTTAGATTACGGAGTTACTTACGAAGATTTCTCCCTACGGTCGAAATGACAAATACAAGATAAATAAGTAAATTGAAAAACATGAAATACATTCTATCCTTATTTTTAATAACGACACTTTCAATATCAGCTCAAACGCTCGATAATAAATTAACACTAACCGTTGCACAAGATGGTTCAGGAGATTTTAAAACCATTCAAGAAGCGGTGAATAATGTAAAAGACAATTCGGAGAAACGTGTTGTAATCACTATAAAGCCAGGAAAGTATGTTGAGAAATTGGAAATTCCGGCTTCAAAACCCTTTATTACTTTAAAAGGTTTAGACAGAAATAAAACGATTATTTTATTTGATGATTATTCTGGAAAACCGCTTCGAGAACCAGATCCATCGGGAAAGAAAGAATTTGGAACAGGAACTTCGTATTCTTTCATAATCAAAGGAAATGATTGTACGCTTGAAAATCTTACTGTAGAAAATACGGCAGGAAGAGTGGGACAGGCGGTGGCGCTTCATATTAAAAGCGATCGCGTTATTGTGAAAAATTGTAATCTTTTAGGAAACCAAGACACTCTTTATTTATCTGAAGAAAAAACTCGTATCTATTTTGAAAACTGTTTTATCAATGGTACAACCGATTTTATTTTTGGAGCCGCAACGGCTTATTTTTACAAATGTACAATTGAGAGTTTGGTAAATTCTTATATTACAGCGGCTTCGACTCCACAAGGACAAGCTTATGGTTTTGTTTTTGTTGATTGTAAGCTTACTGCAAAAGACAAATCAGTAGATAAAGTATTTCTGGGAAGGCCGTGGAGACCTTATGCACAAACCGTTTTCATTAATACAGATTTAGGTTCGCATATTATTCCAGAAGGTTGGAATGAATGGATTGATACTCGATTTCCTAATAAAGACAAAACTGCTTATTATGCAGAATTTGGAAGTAAAGGTTTGAGCGCAAAGTATATTTCGCAACGCGTATCGTGGTCGCATCAATTGAAGAAGGAAGATCTTAAAAAATACAATCGAGATTTAGTTTTAAACGGATGGGATCCGAATAAATAGTGCTTTAATTTTACCCAAAATAGGGAACCTTAAACAGAACAAAATTTTAATTTAACAAAAACCCGCTGACATCAATGTTTAGTGGGTTTTTTGTTGTTTTTGGGTTAGCAAAAAATGGATAGATTATCGTTTAAATTTCGTTGGTCAGAATTTACTTTTAAAAAATATATTTTTTAGTAAAAATTATTCAAACTTTTTTTATGCCATCCTGTAACTATCCTGTTTATTGTTTTGTAAGTTTTTTATCGTAAAATAAATATACTCTTAGTATTTTTCTCTATCGTTTTCGTAAGAAAAGGGTATTTCATAAGCACTTATTTATCAGTAGGGATACAGTTTAATTTTGCAGAATATATACTATATGTTTATTTTTGATATAAATCTTATTGTTTTTTCGTCAAAATGAGTTTATAAATTTTCTTTTAAGCAAACATTTGCCCGAAATATTTAGGTTCATCTATTTTTTCCATTCGTTTTTTATTAATATTGTTTTTTTAGTCACATTTTTTTTGACATTCTGCGATTAAAACAGGATAGAGCAGGACGGTTCTCATGTATCATCGTCCTATTTTTGGAATATTAAAATAAATGTGTTTTAAACATTTAATAATCTTTAGTTAAGATTTCTTTAAATAAAGTTTTATTAAAATTAAGACATGTTTAAAACATGACTAACTAACATTAATAACCTAACCAAAAAAAACATTTATGAAACAAGCACTTATAAGAAGATGTAGTTTTCTTTTGTTTGCACTGATGAGTGTATTGAGTTATGCTCAAGGCTCTAGTAATCAAGTTACGGTAACAGGAGCTGTTACTGATAATACATCAGGCCTTCTTCCTGGCGTAAATGTAACTGAGAAATCTACAAAGAATACAGTTACAACAGATTTTAATGGTAAGTATCAAATAAAAGTAAGACAAGGCGCTACTTTAGTGTTTTCATTTATAGGAATGAAAAAATTAGAAATTCCTATTAATGGACGTACTGTAGTAGATGCAAAATTAGCTGAAGATTCAAATGAACTTCAAAATATAGTTGTAGTAGGTTACGGTACACAGAAAAAGGAAAAACTTACGGGTGCGATTGCAACAATTAATGCAGCAGATGTACAAGATTTACCTGTTTCTAACTTATCTGATGCATTGAAAGGATTGGTTCCTGGATTGGCTGTTATAGATGGAGGCGGACGTCCTGGTGATGCTGCTTCATTACAAATTCGTCAAACATTTAGTTTTTCTAAAGATGGAGGATTTAATACACCATTAATTGTAATTGATGATATGGTTCAGGTAGATCCAGTATCTGGTTTTCCAACTTTAGATGCTTTTAACCGTTTGGATCCTTCAGAGATAGAAAGTATTACTGTATTAAAAGATGCTTCTGCGGCTATTTATGGTTCTCGTGCTTCACAAGGAGCAATTGTGGTTAAAACAAAAAGAGGTAAAGCTGGTGTTACCAAATTTTCATACTACAGTCAGTTTGCAGTAAATGATGCGGTAAGCCATAGTAAAACCATGAGCGCTTATGATTATGGAGTTTGGTCTAATAGATATCTGTCTGTAAAAAATTTAAGCAATAATGGGGTTGGTTATTTTTCTGATCGAGAATTAGAAGAAATGAAAGGCTTGAATTATGATTGGTTAAAAGAAGCTTGGAAACCAGCAATTCAAGACAAACATACTTTGACAGTTACTGGTGGTAACGAAAAAATGACATATTTTGCAGGTTTAAACTATTTTACTCAAGGAGCTAATTTAGGTAAGCAAGATTATCAAAAATGGAATTTTAGAACTGGTATTAATGCTAAAATTTCTAATTCAATGGATTTTTCTGTCGCAATTGCTACCAATTCTGGAGACATAGAAAAATCGTTTACTAAAGCATCTGCTAATATCAATGACAGTAG
It encodes:
- a CDS encoding pectate lyase family protein, whose product is MLLTTNGQAQSVANTDKQIVKVDFDFFQRRLEEVHDPSYDSWVINEGKEAEKSFNNVSFKLKGNFTSKWYKVGMSAPFYNKLGSDGLVTSENLELKISGLKAGRHTLLTFHNAFDVITGKTFSPIKIYVNGKLQETVNASQRANAKIDASMAYITFNAEKGKDVIVRLEIDPTSNPDIIKQIVINGFEIDTPNLMNQARTPEPKNRDEHVEVGKTLTLKWDAVKNVASHKIYFGEDKNAVENATESSKEFKGKLTEKSFTVSDLYSGTTYYWRVDEVDNNGEVTLGNVWSFKPAQLAFPGAEGYGRYAVGGRGGKVIEVTNLNDDGPGSLRDAINQEIGPRTIVFNVSGNIKLASRLVANQPYITIAGQTAPGEGITISRAPIGLTGNDGVIRFLKVRIGGGTTFDGMGLTGADYSIIDHCSISWTIDESFSSRGAHHITLQRTLISEALNIAGHDKYPAGKMHGFAATIGGDIGSFHHNLLAHNQGRNWSIGGGLNGDGYYTGRLDITNNVVYNWGGRTTDGGANEVNFVNNFYKPGASTTIFVALNAQHEGVGKGMQRYYFNGNIMPGYFDEKSQDKGRKSTISHNEKVDYETFVDKPFFPSYVETQSAKATYKNVLSDVGANQPFFDKHDNRIVDETLKGTFTYKGSKSGLGGMIDNEQDAGGWPNFASETRPTDWDTDHDGLPNWWEKAFGLNENSKAGDFSDANQDNDKDGFTQLDNYLDWLAQPHYFLNSGEKKTLNATDYFQGYENKPVYTFSDLKNGKVVLKGKEIQFTTVEKGFASFVLTVKDADGDSMSRIINFFIK
- a CDS encoding pectinesterase family protein — translated: MKYILSLFLITTLSISAQTLDNKLTLTVAQDGSGDFKTIQEAVNNVKDNSEKRVVITIKPGKYVEKLEIPASKPFITLKGLDRNKTIILFDDYSGKPLREPDPSGKKEFGTGTSYSFIIKGNDCTLENLTVENTAGRVGQAVALHIKSDRVIVKNCNLLGNQDTLYLSEEKTRIYFENCFINGTTDFIFGAATAYFYKCTIESLVNSYITAASTPQGQAYGFVFVDCKLTAKDKSVDKVFLGRPWRPYAQTVFINTDLGSHIIPEGWNEWIDTRFPNKDKTAYYAEFGSKGLSAKYISQRVSWSHQLKKEDLKKYNRDLVLNGWDPNK
- a CDS encoding aceric acid hydrolase is translated as MKKNIIISSLFLSTVIFAQNKGLVANSESPYSKLQSVGLQDVKWTNGFWKEQFDVETKNTLPYMWDLYHNDEISHAYKNFEIAAGLSKGTFKGPSFHDGDFYKIFEGMAATYAVTKDKKLDAEMDKAIALFAKVQRKDGYIHTPVLIDERWGTLGPEEVKKQLGFEKYNMGHLMTAACIHYRATGKTNFLNIAKGVADFLYDFYKKASPELARNAICPSHYMGIVEMYRTTKNPKYLELANNLIDIRGTTNDGTDDNQDRVPFRQQTTAMGHAVRANYLYAGVADLYAETGEKKLLDNLESIWDDVTYRKMYITGGCGSLYDGVSPDGTSYDPTVVQKIHQAYGRPFQLPNATAHTETCANIGNVLWNWRMLQITGDAKYADIVELALYNSVLSGMDLEGEKFLYNNPLNVSNDLPFHQRWGNEREGYIALSNCCAPNVTRTIAEVGNYAYNISKDGLYVNLYGSNQLKTKSLNGEEIEIEQQTNYPWDGKITLKIVKAPKDLQNFFLRIPGWSQNAEVSVNNSKITDKIASGTYLKLNQKWKKGDVIELNLPMPVELMEANPLVEEVKNQVAVKRGPLVYCLESDQLPSKVSVNDVALNLKSNFATNNFILNNRNLVSIDAEAVINSNNSWNKTLYKPLSSKNADAVQVKLIPYFAWGNKGKGEMTVWMSH